From one Paeniglutamicibacter psychrophenolicus genomic stretch:
- a CDS encoding RNA polymerase sigma factor, producing the protein MGAKTASHVEELHRQHSGRVYGYVFRRLRDVPLAQSITNDVFRIAWQQQKEPGDDALAWLLVTARNLVANELRAQQRRRSLVEKLGSAELSRRPAEPDGTSHEVREVLATLREAEREILMLAYWDSLSLAEIAAILGCSADSAKSRLFRARKAFSRKTPNQMLKGGTDHGQH; encoded by the coding sequence ATGGGAGCGAAGACCGCCTCGCATGTGGAAGAGCTGCACCGCCAGCACTCCGGACGCGTCTATGGCTACGTTTTCCGGCGGCTGCGGGATGTGCCGTTGGCCCAATCAATCACCAACGACGTGTTCCGGATCGCCTGGCAGCAGCAGAAGGAACCCGGCGACGATGCGTTGGCGTGGCTGCTGGTCACCGCACGGAACCTGGTGGCCAACGAGCTGCGCGCCCAACAGCGCCGGCGCAGCCTGGTGGAAAAGCTCGGCAGCGCCGAGCTCTCGCGCCGGCCCGCCGAGCCGGATGGAACCAGCCACGAGGTCCGTGAGGTGCTGGCGACCCTGCGCGAGGCGGAACGCGAGATCCTCATGCTCGCCTACTGGGATTCGCTGTCCCTGGCCGAAATCGCCGCCATCCTGGGCTGCTCGGCCGACTCGGCGAAATCCCGGCTCTTCAGGGCCCGCAAGGCCTTCTCCCGCAAGACCCCGAACCAGATGTTGAAGGGTGGAACCGATCATGGACAACATTGA
- a CDS encoding RNA polymerase sigma factor translates to METQASAAVEELHRLHSKNVYRYVYRRILDVEVARQISNDAFRLAWQRGISPGEDALGWLLVTARNLVGNELRSMGREKNLVFKAAAAQLAERGGHDSGLDEQVHEVLDALRAKDREVLILAYWDALSIAEIAAMLECSHESAKSRLFRARKAFERKAPTSMLKGGGSNGQH, encoded by the coding sequence GTGGAGACACAGGCATCAGCGGCCGTGGAGGAATTGCACCGCCTGCATTCCAAGAACGTTTACCGGTACGTCTATCGCCGGATCCTGGACGTCGAGGTCGCCCGGCAAATCAGCAACGACGCCTTCCGGCTGGCCTGGCAACGCGGCATCTCGCCGGGAGAGGATGCGCTTGGGTGGCTGTTGGTGACGGCCCGGAACCTTGTCGGCAACGAGCTGCGCTCCATGGGCCGGGAAAAGAACCTCGTGTTCAAGGCCGCGGCCGCCCAGCTCGCCGAGCGCGGCGGCCACGACTCCGGACTGGACGAGCAGGTGCACGAGGTCCTGGACGCACTGCGTGCCAAGGACCGCGAGGTGCTCATCCTCGCCTACTGGGATGCGCTCTCGATCGCCGAGATCGCCGCGATGCTGGAATGCTCGCATGAATCGGCTAAATCGCGGCTGTTCCGGGCCCGCAAGGCCTTTGAACGCAAGGCACCAACGAGCATGTTGAAGGGCGGCGGCTCCAATGGACAACATTGA
- a CDS encoding 8-oxo-dGTP diphosphatase — MAQSFAATPTQVVLCLPLLRGLTGTQVLLGHKQRGFGAGRVVAPGGKIEPGESPEQAAVRELFEETSLVAEISSLEPAARVFFRFPSRPAADMDCTVFLTSAFAGMATASEELVPAWYPVGHLPLARMWDDSAMWLGRLLVGERFDALVVLDEDNESVARFSTVDWADKKIPATTATEAGFPDIT; from the coding sequence ATGGCACAGAGCTTTGCGGCAACACCCACCCAAGTCGTCCTGTGCCTGCCGCTGTTGCGCGGGTTGACCGGCACCCAGGTGCTGCTGGGCCACAAGCAGCGCGGCTTCGGTGCAGGACGCGTCGTGGCGCCGGGCGGGAAGATCGAGCCGGGGGAGAGCCCCGAGCAGGCCGCGGTGCGAGAGCTCTTCGAGGAAACCTCGCTCGTCGCAGAGATCTCCTCCTTGGAGCCCGCAGCGCGGGTCTTCTTCCGCTTTCCCTCCAGGCCGGCCGCCGACATGGATTGCACAGTCTTCCTCACCTCCGCCTTTGCCGGCATGGCCACAGCCTCGGAGGAATTGGTCCCTGCCTGGTACCCGGTGGGACACCTGCCGCTGGCGCGGATGTGGGACGACTCGGCAATGTGGCTCGGACGGCTGCTGGTCGGGGAACGCTTCGACGCCCTGGTGGTGCTGGACGAAGACAACGAATCGGTGGCCCGCTTTTCCACCGTCGACTGGGCGGACAAAAAGATTCCTGCGACAACTGCAACCGAAGCCGGCTTTCCGGACATTACATAG
- the xerD gene encoding site-specific tyrosine recombinase XerD yields MHTGTDDATLRLAVVPETVSLPRPDVAPTVRISPVDATLRLETVPDPVPVPDPVPLPGPDPAELPIGKHLASYLQHLAVERGMARNTVSAYRRDLYRYAAYLHGQDVHAPDQVTLGHLTSFAQAVRDGADGAAPLSARSAARTIVAVRGVHKFWELEGLAPTNPAVDLHPPQAGRRLPKAISVAEVTAILDSVSIETSAGLRDKAILEFLYSTGARISEAVGLDVDDLHLERPADGPAVVRLFGKGSKERIVPLGSYAIDALNAYLVRGRPELVAKGKGTAALFLNQRGGRLSRQSAWSVLTKAAERAGIEQDVSPHTLRHSFATHLLEGGADVRVVQELLGHASVTTTQVYTLVTADTLREIYAAAHPRANL; encoded by the coding sequence ATGCACACAGGAACCGACGACGCCACCTTGCGCCTTGCGGTGGTTCCCGAGACGGTCTCGCTGCCGCGCCCGGACGTCGCACCGACGGTGCGAATCAGCCCCGTCGACGCGACACTGCGGCTGGAAACGGTTCCCGACCCTGTTCCGGTTCCCGACCCGGTTCCGCTGCCCGGACCGGATCCGGCGGAACTGCCCATCGGCAAGCACCTGGCCAGCTACCTGCAGCACCTGGCGGTGGAACGCGGCATGGCGCGAAACACCGTCAGCGCCTACCGGCGCGACCTGTACCGCTATGCGGCCTACCTGCATGGACAGGACGTGCACGCCCCGGACCAGGTGACCCTGGGGCACCTGACCTCGTTCGCCCAGGCGGTGCGCGACGGGGCCGACGGCGCCGCACCCCTGAGCGCCCGCTCGGCAGCCCGCACCATTGTCGCGGTGCGCGGCGTGCACAAGTTCTGGGAACTCGAGGGTCTGGCACCCACCAACCCCGCCGTGGACCTGCACCCGCCGCAGGCCGGCCGCCGCCTGCCCAAGGCCATCTCCGTCGCCGAGGTCACCGCGATCCTTGACTCGGTCTCCATCGAGACCTCCGCCGGCCTGCGCGACAAGGCCATACTGGAATTCCTGTACTCCACCGGCGCCCGCATCTCCGAGGCCGTGGGCCTGGACGTCGATGACCTGCACCTGGAACGCCCCGCCGATGGCCCCGCGGTGGTGCGCCTCTTTGGCAAGGGCTCCAAGGAACGCATCGTGCCGCTGGGCTCCTACGCCATCGACGCCCTGAACGCGTACCTGGTCCGCGGACGGCCCGAGCTGGTCGCCAAGGGCAAGGGCACCGCCGCGCTCTTCCTGAACCAACGCGGCGGACGGCTCTCGCGCCAATCCGCCTGGTCGGTGCTCACCAAGGCCGCCGAGCGGGCCGGCATCGAACAAGACGTTTCCCCGCACACCCTGCGCCACTCCTTCGCCACGCACCTGCTCGAGGGCGGGGCCGACGTGCGTGTGGTCCAGGAATTGCTGGGGCACGCCTCGGTCACCACCACGCAGGTCTACACGCTGGTCACCGCCGACACCCTGCGCGAAATCTACGCCGCGGCGCATCCGCGCGCGAACCTCTAA
- a CDS encoding NUDIX domain-containing protein, with protein MAMTDGEALGDTFSPRRLLSSETVYDGRIWDVVQDTFEFAPDTAPLVRDYIDHPGAVAVLVLNDADEVLMINQYRHPVRMNLWEIPAGLMDIDGEAPHLAAARELAEEADLVAADWAVLVDLFLSPGSSSEAIRIYLARNASPVPEHERHERTDEEADMAIAWVPLDEAVAGVLAGRIHNPSAVAGLLAAAAARVGGYASLRPVDVPFEAHPRLRSAEPRL; from the coding sequence ATGGCAATGACAGACGGCGAGGCGCTGGGCGATACGTTCAGCCCTCGCCGCCTGCTTTCGTCCGAAACCGTCTACGACGGACGCATCTGGGACGTTGTGCAGGACACCTTTGAATTTGCGCCGGACACGGCGCCGCTGGTTCGCGACTACATCGACCATCCCGGCGCCGTCGCGGTGCTCGTGCTCAACGACGCCGACGAAGTGCTGATGATCAACCAGTACCGCCACCCCGTGCGCATGAACCTGTGGGAAATCCCCGCCGGCCTCATGGACATCGACGGTGAGGCGCCGCATCTGGCCGCCGCACGCGAACTGGCCGAGGAAGCGGACCTTGTTGCCGCCGACTGGGCAGTGCTGGTCGACCTGTTCCTCTCCCCGGGGTCCTCCTCCGAGGCGATCCGCATCTACCTCGCCCGCAACGCGAGCCCGGTCCCGGAGCACGAACGCCACGAACGCACCGACGAGGAAGCGGACATGGCCATCGCCTGGGTTCCGCTGGACGAGGCCGTCGCCGGCGTGCTGGCCGGACGGATCCACAACCCATCCGCAGTGGCGGGCCTGCTGGCCGCCGCCGCGGCTCGCGTCGGCGGCTACGCCTCGCTGCGTCCGGTCGATGTCCCGTTCGAGGCCCACCCGCGCCTGCGCTCCGCCGAGCCACGGCTCTAA
- a CDS encoding CTP synthase, translating into MVQRNLSRDSRSSETTKHIFVTGGVASSLGKGLTASSLGHLLRARGLSVTMQKLDPYLNVDPGTMNPFQHGEVFVTDDGAETDLDIGHYERFLDENLTGMANVTTGQVYSEVIEKERRGDYLGDTVQVIPHITDEIKRRMRLPAIDPGKGKKAPDVIITEIGGTVGDIESQPFLESARQVRQDIGRGNVFFVHVSLVPYIGPSHELKTKPTQHSVAALRSIGIQPDALVIRSDREIPDEMRVKIGRTCDVDPEAVVNAADAASIYDIPVVLHSQGLDAYIVQHLGMKFKDVNWSKWNKLLDAVHNPKHHLEIALVGKYIDLPDAYLSVTEALRAGGFANKTKVQIRWVPSDDCSTEAGAKKALAGVDAICVPGGFGIRGLDGKLGALKYARETGLPTLGLCLGLQSMVIEYARNVVGLVDASSTEFEPDTKHPVIATMQEQLDIVDGKGDLGGTMRLGLYDATLTEGSVVAATYGKTAVAERHRHRYEVNNAYREQIAKAGLVFSGTSPDGKLVEFVELPKDVHPYYVSTQAHPELSSRPTRPHPLFAGLVKAALEHQKAGK; encoded by the coding sequence GTGGTGCAACGTAATCTTTCTCGTGATTCCCGGTCGTCTGAAACGACAAAGCATATCTTCGTCACTGGTGGCGTGGCCTCTTCCCTCGGAAAGGGACTGACGGCTTCCAGCCTCGGTCATCTTCTTCGGGCACGTGGGCTCTCCGTCACCATGCAGAAGCTAGACCCGTATCTCAATGTGGATCCGGGCACAATGAACCCCTTCCAGCACGGTGAAGTCTTTGTCACCGATGACGGCGCCGAAACCGATCTCGATATCGGGCACTACGAGCGCTTCCTGGACGAAAACCTCACCGGCATGGCCAACGTGACCACCGGTCAGGTCTACTCCGAGGTCATCGAGAAGGAACGCCGCGGCGACTACCTCGGTGACACCGTGCAGGTCATCCCGCACATCACCGACGAAATCAAGCGCCGCATGCGCCTGCCGGCGATTGATCCGGGCAAGGGCAAGAAGGCCCCCGACGTAATCATCACCGAAATCGGCGGCACCGTTGGCGACATCGAGTCCCAGCCGTTCCTCGAATCGGCCCGCCAGGTCCGCCAGGACATCGGCCGCGGCAACGTCTTCTTCGTCCATGTCTCCCTGGTGCCGTACATCGGCCCGAGCCACGAACTGAAGACCAAGCCGACCCAGCACTCCGTGGCCGCCCTGCGTTCCATTGGCATCCAGCCCGACGCCTTGGTCATCCGCTCGGACCGGGAAATCCCGGACGAGATGCGCGTAAAGATCGGCCGCACCTGCGACGTCGACCCGGAAGCGGTTGTCAATGCCGCGGACGCCGCGAGCATCTACGACATCCCCGTGGTGCTGCATTCCCAGGGCCTTGACGCGTACATCGTCCAGCACCTGGGCATGAAGTTCAAGGATGTGAACTGGTCCAAGTGGAACAAGCTGCTTGACGCGGTCCACAACCCCAAGCACCACCTGGAAATCGCACTGGTCGGCAAGTACATCGACCTGCCCGACGCCTACCTCTCGGTCACCGAGGCCCTGCGTGCAGGCGGCTTCGCCAACAAGACCAAGGTCCAGATCCGCTGGGTCCCCTCGGACGACTGCTCGACCGAAGCCGGTGCCAAGAAGGCACTCGCCGGCGTTGACGCGATCTGCGTGCCCGGAGGCTTCGGCATCCGCGGCCTCGACGGCAAGCTTGGCGCCCTGAAGTACGCCCGTGAAACCGGCCTGCCGACCCTGGGCCTGTGCCTGGGCCTGCAATCGATGGTCATCGAATACGCCCGCAACGTCGTCGGCCTGGTCGACGCCTCGAGCACCGAATTCGAGCCGGACACCAAGCACCCGGTCATCGCGACCATGCAGGAACAACTCGACATCGTTGACGGCAAGGGAGACTTGGGCGGCACCATGCGCCTGGGCCTCTACGACGCAACCCTCACCGAGGGCTCGGTGGTGGCTGCGACCTACGGCAAGACAGCAGTGGCCGAGCGCCACCGCCACCGCTACGAGGTCAACAACGCCTACCGCGAGCAGATTGCCAAGGCCGGACTCGTCTTCTCCGGCACCTCGCCGGATGGCAAGCTGGTCGAGTTCGTGGAACTGCCCAAGGACGTACACCCGTACTACGTCTCCACGCAGGCCCACCCGGAGCTCTCCAGCCGCCCGACCCGCCCGCACCCGCTCTTCGCGGGGCTGGTCAAGGCCGCACTGGAACACCAGAAGGCCGGCAAGTAG
- the recN gene encoding DNA repair protein RecN: protein MIQEIRIKDLGVISQATLPLGPGFSVVTGETGAGKTMVITALGLLLGRRADAGAVRHGAKQAVADATLVLPATSKVLDRAEEAGALVERFDNEAELIITRTLSAEGRSRASVGGRAAPVGVLVELGEDLIAIHGQTDQLRLKGAAAQRDSLDKFAGAPLAKVLSSYQETFEKWGNASSELEELVAASRERIREAESLQAALEEIDAVEPQPAEDIELKNQSLKLSNVEALRSNANLAHEALNSEDYETSSVVSLVEAAQHALEQVAADDADIKALAERLGEIGILAAEVSTDLAGYLSDLDSEGPDRLAALEERRADLNRLIRKYAPDIDQVIAWADTARTRLTEIQGDDGRIEALRAETESLRLEVAETAAKLSKLRAKAAKDLAARVTSELAALAMPDAKFVLEIEKLPEPNRYGIDAITMLLQPHAGTTPRPLGKGASGGELSRVMLAIEVVLAAVDPVPTFVFDEVDAGVGGKAAVEIGKRLAMLAKHVQVIVVTHLPQVAAYADRHVRVIKSSNATAADGAGFTASDVVLLDEAERVRELARMLAGQEDSSTAQAHAEELLGEAQLLVSSLS from the coding sequence GTGATTCAGGAAATACGCATCAAGGACCTGGGCGTCATCTCCCAGGCAACATTGCCACTGGGCCCGGGCTTCAGCGTGGTCACCGGCGAAACCGGCGCAGGAAAGACCATGGTCATCACCGCACTGGGGCTGTTGCTGGGCCGCCGTGCCGACGCCGGGGCTGTGCGCCACGGTGCCAAGCAGGCGGTGGCCGATGCCACGCTCGTTTTGCCGGCCACCAGCAAGGTGCTGGACCGCGCCGAGGAAGCCGGAGCCCTGGTCGAACGCTTCGATAACGAGGCCGAGCTGATCATCACCCGCACCCTTTCCGCGGAGGGGCGCAGCCGCGCCTCCGTCGGCGGGCGGGCCGCGCCGGTGGGCGTGCTGGTCGAGCTGGGCGAGGACCTGATTGCCATCCACGGGCAAACCGACCAGCTGCGCCTCAAGGGAGCCGCCGCACAGCGCGACTCGCTGGACAAGTTCGCCGGCGCCCCGCTGGCAAAGGTGCTGTCCTCCTACCAGGAGACCTTCGAGAAGTGGGGCAACGCCTCGAGCGAACTCGAGGAACTGGTTGCCGCTTCCCGCGAGCGGATCCGCGAGGCCGAATCCCTGCAGGCCGCACTTGAGGAAATCGACGCCGTCGAACCCCAGCCGGCCGAAGACATCGAGCTGAAGAACCAGTCGCTGAAGCTCTCCAACGTCGAGGCGCTGCGTTCCAATGCGAATCTCGCCCACGAGGCGCTGAACAGCGAGGACTACGAGACCAGCAGCGTGGTCTCGCTGGTGGAAGCCGCGCAGCACGCCCTGGAACAGGTCGCCGCCGACGATGCCGACATCAAGGCGCTGGCCGAGCGGCTGGGGGAAATCGGGATCCTCGCCGCCGAGGTTTCCACCGATCTGGCCGGCTACCTCTCCGACCTCGATTCCGAGGGCCCGGACCGCTTGGCCGCGCTCGAGGAGCGCCGCGCAGATTTGAACCGGCTGATCCGCAAGTACGCTCCGGACATCGACCAGGTCATCGCCTGGGCGGATACCGCACGGACCCGGTTGACCGAGATCCAGGGGGACGACGGGCGCATTGAGGCGCTGCGGGCCGAAACCGAGTCGCTGCGCCTGGAGGTCGCCGAGACGGCGGCCAAGCTCTCCAAGCTGCGTGCCAAGGCCGCCAAGGACCTGGCGGCCCGGGTGACCTCGGAGCTTGCCGCACTGGCCATGCCGGACGCGAAGTTCGTTCTCGAGATTGAAAAGCTGCCCGAGCCCAACCGCTACGGCATCGACGCGATCACCATGCTGCTGCAGCCCCACGCCGGAACCACCCCGCGCCCGCTGGGCAAGGGAGCCTCGGGCGGCGAGCTCTCCCGGGTGATGCTGGCCATCGAAGTGGTGCTGGCCGCCGTGGACCCCGTGCCGACCTTCGTCTTCGACGAAGTGGACGCAGGGGTCGGCGGAAAGGCCGCCGTGGAGATCGGCAAGCGCCTGGCCATGCTGGCCAAGCACGTGCAGGTGATAGTTGTCACCCACCTGCCGCAGGTGGCCGCCTACGCGGACCGCCACGTACGCGTGATCAAGTCCTCGAATGCGACGGCCGCGGACGGTGCGGGCTTCACCGCCAGCGACGTCGTGCTGCTGGATGAGGCCGAGCGGGTGCGCGAATTGGCGCGGATGCTGGCGGGCCAGGAGGACTCCTCCACCGCCCAGGCCCACGCCGAGGAGCTGCTGGGCGAGGCCCAGTTGCTCGTCAGTTCGCTTTCCTAG